The Gemmatimonadota bacterium genome has a segment encoding these proteins:
- a CDS encoding phytanoyl-CoA dioxygenase family protein: ATNWHQDAPYWPMEQVGALSAWIAVDNVTVDNGCMQFIPGSHKYGRLAPVPLSTEGASVLKDIESTDVDVDVEPVVMDMEAGGVTFHHGCTFHYATPNRTASPRRALAIIYIPEYVNYNGRWDAGGDQTMKPGEPFGGPLHPILASG, encoded by the coding sequence AGGCAACCAACTGGCACCAGGACGCACCGTACTGGCCTATGGAACAAGTCGGTGCGCTATCGGCATGGATCGCCGTGGACAATGTAACGGTGGACAACGGTTGCATGCAGTTCATACCCGGATCGCACAAGTACGGCCGGCTGGCGCCCGTTCCGCTGAGCACGGAAGGCGCAAGCGTGCTGAAAGATATCGAAAGTACCGACGTCGATGTCGATGTCGAACCCGTCGTGATGGACATGGAAGCGGGCGGCGTGACTTTTCACCATGGATGCACATTCCATTACGCTACGCCGAATCGCACCGCATCGCCCCGGAGAGCGCTGGCGATCATATACATTCCGGAGTATGTGAACTACAACGGCCGGTGGGACGCGGGCGGCGACCAGACCATGAAACCGGGCGAACCGTTCGGAGGACCGCTGCATCCCATCCTGGCATCGGGTTGA